The region AAGCTATAACCTCACCTTCAAATCCACGTGACAGCCATGTTTTCCCCTTGGCTGCCATAATGGAGGCTTGATattagaagaaaaatgaaaaggtcCACAGTCTGGCCACATATGATGAAACTGATGTGTCAGCTGCAATGAATTACATACGTATGCCTTTAAGACAAGGATCTCTGAAACATGCACTAGATCTATGTTGAAGAAAAAAGGATATCATTCATCAAAATGTATAGttgcattaaaatgttaattttttaagtgaaaaattgtcttttcctttacataatattttgtatttctctgtACAAAGCAAAGGGGCTGTGGTAGcatcctgctgtgtggtgggtctggggttcaagtcatgcTTGGGATACCTTTTGGCAGActtgcatcctgtccagggtgtgtgccctcccccagCCCCGCGCTGCTGGGCTAGACCCTGCCTTGCTGACAACCGGCTTccgacagtgtgtgtatatacagcaaTATATGTATCCATTAAGGCTTTACTTACGACCACCTGGATTTACAATGGCCATCCCATTTACCTTACCagcacagctggtagtttagtggtgAGAGCCATTACCCTTGGACCTGTAAGTTCAAGTCTCTCCTCCTTTtatagtaccctcaagcaaagtacttacccaaaattgttcagctgtataagtgggttaataattgtaagttgttttggaaaaaagcatcagctaactgagtaaatctaatattacatttacatttattcacttagcagtcacttttttgcaaagtgacttacaatgtatactatgtagtgttactagcccacacaccttattaaccaaggtgacttacactgctagatacactacttacattgggtcactcatccatacatcattatTACATAATATTATTCTTGAGTCCCGAAGTCTGGTCAAAACGACGACTGCTCCATCTGGTGTATGACAACACTAGCTGGCCGTGCTGCCGCACAATATTTATCATTGTTTTCATCTCGCTCAGCATTTTGGCGTCtagcaaacattttgtttgtgattcccttcGAGTTATTCCTTGTTTAAAATGGCTAGTAAGTGGAAAAGACAGTATTCTGGAGGTGATGCAAAAAAGTATAAGATgatagatttaaaaatgaaagttgaAATAATAGTACAGCATGAaactataatactgtactgcatttatattgtTACTCTATATAAGCATTATTTTGACATAAATAAGGtgtgaaatagaaaataaagtCCTGTTCTACATTAtcacattcatgcatgttaactgtttatatatgtattcatGTGGTTCATAAAACATAAGGAATTTTCAAATAAGCTTATGATGGCATAGTTGGAATGGAGTTCCATCTGTTTAAATGGGGCACCAAGTAGTGCAATttttagagcttctgccttttagctcagaggttgcaggtttgaatcccacctcctactgtagtatccttgtGCAAggcacttaatttttttttaatttgaagtgCAGTAAAAGTCACCAAAGTTtttaaatgggtacataattgtaggCCATTGTAAGTTGCCCTGGAGAGAAGTTTCAGGTAAAGGAATCAATGGAAATACAGAaagctatctatctatctatctatctatctatctatctatctatctatctatctatctatctatctgttttaCACAGAGCTTGTTGAACCTTCTCCTGATCCTTATTTAATACTACATCGTGTTTGGTTGTGCAGATGAATGGTGCCTTTTCAGAACATTCAAAGAAAGTGTCTTTTCAACCTGCATGAATACTGCTATCACCCTGAATGCCAGAgactcatttatactgcagcCTGAGCAGTATAACGGACAACCTACATTTTGCTTGAAGCTCCTGCCATCCCAAATTTAATATTGGGATGTGAGTAGGATTAGTCTGTCTTAGTGCAAAGAGAATGCTTTGCCGATTAAGGCTTCTTTTGAGACTGACAATGGCCGGAGATATTATGCAAAGCAAGAGGAAATTGTGTAAGATTTGATTCAGCTTATGGTAAAAATGAACATTGGCCACTACATTTAATCTattgcatttttgtgtgtgtcctaAAGTATAGGAAGTACaatatattaacaatattaCAACAAATCAAGGCTATTTAGACACATATGACTGTTGTGTATGTTATGGAGTGCCAAAGAAATGGAGTATTTATGAGGTTAAGTTGAAAAGTACCACAATATTAAAACTCTAGTCAAAAGTAAACTATTGTGGACACTTTTTGACTTGTCCTGTTATATATATTTGTCGCTGGGGATCTGTAGTTCATTAAACTACTGCTGATACTGCTTAGTACAAATACTGCTATTTGAGAACGATATAATGACCAACCCACATTGTTACAGGAGAGTCCGTTCCTTTTAGTTCTGTGCACACTTGCCATAGCGATGACCcatatgaataatgtaaatttctGTATAAACCTTTACTGTACACTAGGATTGCATGTGTTTGTCTGCACATTTATACTGACATACTGGCATTATGGTGACCACAGTATACTATATTGCACAGTTTCCAAGCTGCCCTTTGTTCCTCGCTATTCCCCTGGTACACCAAGACAACAAGCAGATCCCACACAGGCCGGGAATCTATGTCTGTGCTGGTTCACTTTGCGGATGCCTGAATGAGCCCGCTGCAAGGGACCTGTAATCTcctgccagctgtcccctctATCCCTCCATGACTAACTAGATTCATTGCCTACAAGAGCCATGGGACACGATTCCTCCTCGTCGGCTTTGTCCCGGCCGCCTCCATCCGGCTCTGGGGAGACCTCATCCACAGGCCTGCAATGGGCCCTGCAATCTGAGGGCTGGCAGCCATGCCAACGCAGCAGTGTGGGtgtcatattttcaatttatatgCAGTCACATTATTTCTCAAAGGCAATGGGGATATCCTttttaatatcaataataataataataataataataagaagaagaagaagaagaagaagaagaataagaataagaatcaGAATGGCTGTactatttttaaacatttaaatgataaattgcTCTGTATGATCTCTatgtaagggggtgcagtggcgcagtgggttggaccacagtcctgctctccggtgggtctggggttcgagtcccgcttggggtgccttatgacggactggtgtaccgtcctaggtgcgtcccctccccctccggccttacaccctgtgttgccgggttggctctggttccccccgaccccatatgggatgagcggttctgaaaatgtgtgtgtgatctctatgtatgctgtttaaaaaaaaaaaaacaaaaagaggtgCGTGAATACGGAAGTTCATCAAgaacaactttttaaattattcataacaATCAGTTAATGAGTAGTAAAGACAAAAAGTCAGCGCCTCTGCACCACACCTCTTACTGTGCCATGTTTTCGCAAGCATTTTCCCTGGAATGTCCCCTGCTCAAACATACTGGGCTGATATGCGAACTTTAATCTTGTTTGACTGgtctcagttcagttcagtttaattctgtttatttttacacagcacATTTCTTACGAGAGAAACAGAGCGTGCTGAGCAGTTAGCAAGAATAATTAAGCTATACAGGATGTGATAATCAACAGTAATAGTTTACTATGGAGTAAACCAgctgacagctgaggagaggaaaacagaaaaactgcacagaaagaggaaaataaacatatgcgggtccaagtaccagtggctgcctacCCATTCCCACTTTTAAGCATTCTAAAGTGGTAGGAGATTGCAGACAGGAGATTGTGTGGCTATATCTAATACAAAAAAGGGTTGTACAACTGTCAGGGTTGAGCGATACTCTATGGAAGTGAATTTGTAGTGCAGGCCCAAAGTTGCTGATCACATCGGTTGAGGTTTCCAGTCATCGGCTCTCGGTAAAATGTGACCTGTCCAGAGGCTGGCTGTATACTGTTGCCACTGTGGGCCTCTCTGGGAGAGGGGTGAAACAAGATCAGATAGGATCTGGCTATATGCATCAGTGGTTTGTCCTTGTAGCTAATATGAACTTCAAGTGttgacagacagaaagacaaacaattattaaaaaaaaaaaaaaactgctgcatttCTTTGTTGAATTATTTTGAACACAAATGTCCAAAGGTTACTGACAGCCAGTGTCACAGCCCCTGAAGAACAATTTATTTCTGAGAGGTCAAAACTTGGACTTCAAAAAATGTAATAGTTGGGCATAATCCTAGCttttagtaatttatttatttgtttgtttattgttccCTACAGGCTTTCTAAGCACGGGAGACCAAGCCGCAAAGGGTAACTATGGACTACTGGACCAAATTCAGGCGCTGAGGTGgattaaagaaaacattcaggCTTTCAAAGGGGATCCCAAAAGGGTCACAATATTTGGGTCTGGTGCTGGAGCATCTTGTGTAAGCTTGCTCACACTTTCCCACTACTCTGaaggtaaatgtgtgtgtgtgtgtgtgtttttttcttttttttcttaactttttcCTGACTGCCTTTCCAGTTCATACCAACTTCTTAAActgtaagaataaaaaaagcaaaaaaaccttttggattaatatagcaaaaaaaatattgtgcaaTGATTTTATGACAgcttttttgcaatttttaaagaaaattaatttttttacctTAAAAATATGCCTGGCTTTCCATTGTATGACCCTGTACGGTGTTAATTTGAAGTTTCAATTTCAGAAAGAATTACTCATATGATGCTTGCCAAAAAATAATCACAAGACTacattacaaacattttcttctcttcctttgtgtatttttttatatatgcagTTCCTTTCCCTACAAAATAAATTagactaaatgtaaaatgtgttaacATAGTCGACTGTTTTTGTGGTgttaaaatgcttgtttttatCTGAAAAGGAGTGACCTATTTTACAATGAAACATAATGTCACCATTGTAATGTCACACGTTAGTGCATTTTCCACCTCAGAATATCATTCAGCAATTTAAAGGTCAAATAATTCTATTTCAAAATCAAGGACTCCCAAAGTCACCTGCTCCAACCAAATACACAATAGAGCTAAAATGAGACGGACAGACACGGCTCTGCTGTTCAGTATCAACTTTATTGACTTGGCAGAATGATAAAGATGTTAAATGTTACGTTAAatgttatgttaaaaatgtgactAATTGTTATGAGATTGACAACTCTCACGTTTAGATGCCAAgtattatgtatttttcttattttattggaTTCAACAGCAAACATTGGTTGTTTGAATGtcaattttaaacataaattcAATGTAATGAAAGTCTACTTAGCAATTTCATTATGATGAAATTGGAATAGAGATATGTATGTGAGGGGTCATTATAATGTATTCTTCATGTTACGCTTCTTTCATTAGTTGTATATATTATACCCAGTTCATTGCAGGAGAGACTGcccttttatttaatttctgcataCTAGCTGTTTGGCCCTCAGCATCCTCTACAAGTCATTGCCTGTCTCTATATCCATTTATGTAGTTAACACGCAATCTTCCATATTTGGTCAAAAAATATAGTAAAGATGAAACAACACAAGTATATTCCAGTCCATTTTAAGTTGTGGCTTGCTggtacatttaataaaaaatgttaaaaaaaatcttaaaatgtgCTCCACTGATACCTGGTGCTTTAATATCACCTCCATCTCTTGCAGATCTATTTCAGAAAGCCATCATCCAGAGCGGCACAGCACTGTCCAGCTGGGCAGTGAACTACCAGCCTGCCAAATATACCCAGATGCTGGCAGAGAAGGTTGGCTGCAACATGCTTGACACTATAGATTTGGTGGAGTGCCTCCAGAACAAGAACTACAAAGAACTCATAGAGCAGTACATCACTCCTGCAAAGTACCACATTGCTTTCGGACCGGTCATTGACGGTGATGTTATACCAGACGACCCGCAGATCTTGATGGAGCAGGGCGAGTTCCTGAATTACGATATAATGCTGGGCGTCAACCAGGGAGAAGGATTTAAGTTCGTGGATGGCATTGTGGACAGTGAAGATGGTGTGTCCGCCAACGATTTTGATTTTGCTGTGTCAGACTTTGTCGATCACCTGTACGGCTACCCGGAAGGGAAGGACACTCTCCGGGAAACCATTAAATTCATGTACACAGACTGGGCTGACAAAGAGAACCCAGAGACCCGGAGGAAGACATTAGTTGCACTCTTCACAGACCATCAGTGGGTTGCGCCAGCCGTGGCCACAGCAGATCTGCACGCTCAGTATGGCTCACCCACTTACTTCTACGCATTCTATCATCACTGCCAGAGTGACATGAAGCCCAGCTGGGCAGACTCAGCACACGGAGATGAGGTTCCTTATGTCTTTGGAATCCCGATGATTGGCCCCACAGACCTCTTCAACTGCAACTTCTCCAAAAATGATGTGATGCTAAGTGCAGTCGTCATGACTTACTGGACTAACTTTGCCAAAACAGGGTAGGCATAAAAATTTCTGTTTCTGCCTTTTGACTTTTGTTACAATGCTATTATGACCTTGTTACCAGTAATACCTAGTGCACTTGATGAGATGGTAGAAGTCAGAAAAGATGAATGTTACATTACTTGGTAGGAGTGCCGCTCAGATGATTCCTACGATCCGCTTCCGGGGAAGGATGAacctgagagaaaaaaaaacagtaatagtTAGGCACTGACATTCTCTATATATTTTCTAAGCAATGGAGTAAGTACCTGATCTCCTCACTGAACTTACCAGTAATTTGGGAAGTGAAATGAAAGCTTGGATTTTGACTCATCTTTTTAATAGTTACCACAGGAAAGTACACATAATTTtgagaagaaaacagagaaaaaaatgaataatcacAGCCAACCTGTTACTAAAATACTTTACCAGCTATGCAGGTCAGTTGCTGTAGTTATGACATTGATACACGTTACACCTGTACTGAATACAGCTTAATTTATTATCTGAACTGAAATGAAGCTAGTGAGAGGGGTGCAGTATTGTCTCACTCCCGGCCTTATGGATGCAATGCAATTTTTGTACATACCCTGACTCTACATTTTGTTACCCAGGCACTGAaagactgcagtgttttttttttttgtagcttccTCAGTCTCCTGCTGCAAATatgcactatttttttttcaaactggttcaaatgtaaatgttaatgtaactgGCTTCATCTCTATCTGTAGTTTGACATTCACCCTTCTGGAAACAGTCTCTCTTCCAAATACTAGACTGTTTTTCATCACATATATTTTCGCTTTCATATATTTAAGTAGCAAATGGAAATTTCTTCTCTTAAAATTGTACGCAAACAAATAATACACTTTTGAACAACTGTTCATCCTAAAATGGGTTTTGAATGCACTGAAAATACATGACtgaggaacaaaaacacacagtggtAACAAAAGTTATTATAATGTTATTACATTTGTGTAATTAATAATGATTTGGATTGCGGAGTGTTATCTGTTCATGCATGTGTGCTCatcatacatgaataaataaactgtgcAGACTCTCTCTGATCTGCAGTTTAAACTAGTTTCCTAGAGGCAAAAAATTTCCTcgaaaaaatataagaaatgcaCGGATGAAATGTGGCATGCTGATAGCGCTTAATGTTGAGTAATGTTGCTTTTATAGACTGGCACtactaaaagaaaaaaggaaaagccaTATATTTTGGCTTAACTACAATTATTTGATGTTGGTATTGGCATTTCAGTTCACTATTTAAGTTCTTTTTCCTCCTATTTTTGCTTGGAATTTTTAATGATATGATGCTAACACAAAACACAGTCTTGTAACCGATGACTGACATTATGTACTGTTTATTTGTTATCACATACCTCATtaaatttctttgtatttttctttaagtGATCCAAACCAGCCTGTACCCCAGGACACAAAATTCATCCATACGAAACCGAACCGCTTTGAGGAAGTGGCCTGGTCCAAATACAATCCTAAGGATCAGCTGTACCTCCACATTGGTCTGAAGCCCAGGGTCAGGGACCACTATAGAGCTACCAAGGTTGCCTTCTGGTTGGAACTTGTGCCCCACTTGCACAACATAAACGAGCTGTTCCCTTACGTGTCGACGACAACCAAGATCCCGCCGCAGGATACCACCCCCTACCTGTGCACTAAACGTTTCCCTGGGAAAACGTGGCTCTCCACTACACGCCACCCAGTCGTTCCTCCTGCTAACACCAAGCAGGTGACCGACCAGCGAAAGTCAGGGGAGCCTGAAGAGAACACCATCATAGTGGAGAATAAGCGTGATTACTCCACAGAGCTGAGTGTCACCATCGCTGTAGGTGCCTCGCTGCTCTTCCTCAACATATTGGCCTTCGCTGCGCTTTACTACAAAAAGGACAAGAGACGCCATGAGTCGAATCGGCGACCCAGCCCCCAGGCAAACGCCGCCAACGATGTGGCTCACATCCAAAATGAGGAGATTATGTCCCTGCAGATGAAGCAGATGGAGCATGAGCATGGGTGTGAGGCCCTGCAGGCTCAGGACACCCTACGGCTCACCTGCCCACCTGACTACGCCTTCACCCTACGCCGCTCCCCAGATGACATCCCCCTTATGACTCCAAACACAATCACTATGATCCCCAATTCATTGGCTGGGATGCAGCCCATGCATACTTTCAACACCTTCAGTGGCCCTCAGAACAGTACTAATCTCCCCCATGGGCATTCTACAACAAGAGTATAGCTCTATCTATACGTCCCTGTAGCGATCCAGGGTGGCAGTGAAAAGTGTGACTTTCCAAATGAGACTGATTACAGACaatacaatattattttaatacctTCTTAAGccttcttaaaaaaatatattatagtTGAACTTTGCTTACCTGTGAAATGTGGCAAGTGAATGTCACCATAGAAACAAACTTCTTTCAGATGTTTGCCTCTGGAAGGATTGAACTGAACAGATCCAGTTACAATGAACAAATACTAACTTTGAATGATGATAAGACCGCAGAAATGgcatatgtttgtgtgtagcAAGTGATAACAAAGTCAACTCAAAGCTTTGTTTGTGTCATAGACTGAATGACAGGAGCAACCAATGAGGACTGTGTTGTGGCAGAGTTTTCAAAGTGAAAAGTCAAAGAAATCAAGAGGTTGTCAAGGGACTATGCATTGAAATCAGTTGAAATGTTCAAAGTCAAAATTTCCCAGCCTGAAGTGTATTTATGAAActttgtaaaatgaaaatgtaaatagctgTGAGTAAAACAAATACGAAAAggtacaaagaaaaaatacaaataaaatgatttcactgttttttgAGTTAAAAATATGGCTTTTGAAAAGATTGTGCATTCAGTTTAGAAGTGTGTAAATATTGCTTCTATATTTTTTCTAATGTCTAATGACATCCATTAGCTTGAAAGTATATATCCTGCAGATCATAGCTAATTTCTCAGATGTTCCTAAACTTTATTTCTGCGAACACCTGTTGCATGCCGCGAGTGTTGCTTTATGACTTTTTCAACCCATAGCCACAGCCACTCATTGTCTTTAACTGAGGAGGGTATTGTGTTTCATTGGTGATTCTGtagacacaagcacacacatacaacataaaaaaaaaaaaaaaaatccttcagacACAAATACTATTTATCTGTCATGGTAGAAAGTTCACATGCTCTCTGGTTTTTACTTAAAGAGTTCCATAATTCCACTTCTGCAAATCTcaaaaatttctgaaatgtgataatgtaatttttttggcTCAAAAAATTATTTAGACCATTTTATCATGTTGGAGCAACTCTGTTGTACCTCATGTACTCACCCTGAGTTTTACTTTTCTCTACCATAAGCTGCTtgatataattttattataggCCTTTTAGCAACCTAAACACTGCCTCAGCGTAAAAAAGACCAGCATTGTATTATTTACAAAAGGGCAGTGGATTTTGTATTATAATATAAGTTCAATATGTTTGTAATTATATGTTAGATATTTCATATGCTAGCAGTATGTATAGTATTGTGCCAAGCTTGTGACCCATTGACTTTAAACGAAAGTGAAtgattttaattataataatttcacaaaacacTAACCCTGACCCtcattatatttatgcattcagAAAAGAAGtggtaaaatatatacatatattacattaatatGGAGGATTACAATGCTGTATTTGTAGATTTAAGCAAATGTACCACCCAGGTTATTAATCCTTCAACTTTTGAAACACTCATCGTTTTCAAGTAGGATATTAAATTATACTGTTTGtctcatattttatgtttttgccTTAAGTGATAGATGATATTTCTGGctgaaaactgtatttttttctgcctcatttttaataaaatattaaaatattttctaagacagtgtttacatatttatattgtttctttatattattatgTGCATTTCTATTTGCATATAATTTGAAGAATCCTGTTACAAGACATGCAGAAAAGATACAACTAATTTACACTTCTAATTCTCTATT is a window of Scleropages formosus chromosome 14, fSclFor1.1, whole genome shotgun sequence DNA encoding:
- the LOC108920485 gene encoding neuroligin-4, X-linked-like isoform X8, with product MAKPGGIAWPPFIFTPICLMLNVNLIFWIAALAVRFTIINCQQVQHTIVTTNYGKLRGLKTPLPNEILGPVEQYLGIPYASPPTGERRFQPPEPPSSWPGIRNATQFAPVCPQYLEDRFLLNDMLPVWFTANLDTVVTYVQDQNEDCLYLNIYVPTEDGSLFKENNDDITSYDGGEDEDIHDENGLKPVMVYIHGGSYMEGTGNMIDGSVLASYGNVIVVTINYRLGVLGFLSTGDQAAKGNYGLLDQIQALRWIKENIQAFKGDPKRVTIFGSGAGASCVSLLTLSHYSEDLFQKAIIQSGTALSSWAVNYQPAKYTQMLAEKVGCNMLDTIDLVECLQNKNYKELIEQYITPAKYHIAFGPVIDGDVIPDDPQILMEQGEFLNYDIMLGVNQGEGFKFVDGIVDSEDGVSANDFDFAVSDFVDHLYGYPEGKDTLRETIKFMYTDWADKENPETRRKTLVALFTDHQWVAPAVATADLHAQYGSPTYFYAFYHHCQSDMKPSWADSAHGDEVPYVFGIPMIGPTDLFNCNFSKNDVMLSAVVMTYWTNFAKTGDPNQPVPQDTKFIHTKPNRFEEVAWSKYNPKDQLYLHIGLKPRVRDHYRATKVAFWLELVPHLHNINELFPYVSTTTKIPPQDTTPYLCTKRFPGKTWLSTTRHPVVPPANTKQVTDQRKSGEPEENTIIVENKRDYSTELSVTIAVGASLLFLNILAFAALYYKKDKRRHESNRRPSPQANAANDVAHIQNEEIMSLQMKQMEHEHGCEALQAQDTLRLTCPPDYAFTLRRSPDDIPLMTPNTITMIPNSLAGMQPMHTFNTFSGPQNSTNLPHGHSTTRV
- the LOC108920485 gene encoding neuroligin-4, X-linked-like isoform X5; the protein is MAKPGGIAWPPFIFTPICLMLNVNLIFWIAALAVRFTIINCQQVQHTIVTTNYGKLRGLKTPLPNEILGPVEQYLGIPYASPPTGERRFQPPEPPSSWPGIRNATQFAPVCPQYLEDRFLLNDMLPVWFTANLDTVVTYVQDQNEDCLYLNIYVPTEDGARTQSQDDDITSYDGGEDEDIHDENGLKPVMVYIHGGSYMEGTGNMIDGSVLASYGNVIVVTINYRLGVLGFLSTGDQAAKGNYGLLDQIQALRWIKENIQAFKGDPKRVTIFGSGAGASCVSLLTLSHYSEDLFQKAIIQSGTALSSWAVNYQPAKYTQMLAEKVGCNMLDTIDLVECLQNKNYKELIEQYITPAKYHIAFGPVIDGDVIPDDPQILMEQGEFLNYDIMLGVNQGEGFKFVDGIVDSEDGVSANDFDFAVSDFVDHLYGYPEGKDTLRETIKFMYTDWADKENPETRRKTLVALFTDHQWVAPAVATADLHAQYGSPTYFYAFYHHCQSDMKPSWADSAHGDEVPYVFGIPMIGPTDLFNCNFSKNDVMLSAVVMTYWTNFAKTGDPNQPVPQDTKFIHTKPNRFEEVAWSKYNPKDQLYLHIGLKPRVRDHYRATKVAFWLELVPHLHNINELFPYVSTTTKIPPQDTTPYLCTKRFPGKTWLSTTRHPVVPPANTKQVTDQRKSGEPEENTIIVENKRDYSTELSVTIAVGASLLFLNILAFAALYYKKDKRRHESNRRPSPQANAANDVAHIQNEEIMSLQMKQMEHEHGCEALQAQDTLRLTCPPDYAFTLRRSPDDIPLMTPNTITMIPNSLAGMQPMHTFNTFSGPQNSTNLPHGHSTTRV
- the LOC108920485 gene encoding neuroligin-4, X-linked-like isoform X6 yields the protein MAKPGGIAWPPFIFTPICLMLNVNLIFWIAALAVRFTIINCQQVQHTIVTTNYGKLRGLKTPLPNEILGPVEQYLGIPYASPPTGERRFQPPEPPSSWPGIRNATQFAPVCPQYLEDRFLLNDMLPVWFTANLDTVVTYVQDQNEDCLYLNIYVPTEDGSGTQSQDDDITSYDGGEDEDIHDENGLKPVMVYIHGGSYMEGTGNMIDGSVLASYGNVIVVTINYRLGVLGFLSTGDQAAKGNYGLLDQIQALRWIKENIQAFKGDPKRVTIFGSGAGASCVSLLTLSHYSEDLFQKAIIQSGTALSSWAVNYQPAKYTQMLAEKVGCNMLDTIDLVECLQNKNYKELIEQYITPAKYHIAFGPVIDGDVIPDDPQILMEQGEFLNYDIMLGVNQGEGFKFVDGIVDSEDGVSANDFDFAVSDFVDHLYGYPEGKDTLRETIKFMYTDWADKENPETRRKTLVALFTDHQWVAPAVATADLHAQYGSPTYFYAFYHHCQSDMKPSWADSAHGDEVPYVFGIPMIGPTDLFNCNFSKNDVMLSAVVMTYWTNFAKTGDPNQPVPQDTKFIHTKPNRFEEVAWSKYNPKDQLYLHIGLKPRVRDHYRATKVAFWLELVPHLHNINELFPYVSTTTKIPPQDTTPYLCTKRFPGKTWLSTTRHPVVPPANTKQVTDQRKSGEPEENTIIVENKRDYSTELSVTIAVGASLLFLNILAFAALYYKKDKRRHESNRRPSPQANAANDVAHIQNEEIMSLQMKQMEHEHGCEALQAQDTLRLTCPPDYAFTLRRSPDDIPLMTPNTITMIPNSLAGMQPMHTFNTFSGPQNSTNLPHGHSTTRV
- the LOC108920485 gene encoding neuroligin-4, X-linked-like isoform X2, whose translation is MAKPGGIAWPPFIFTPICLMLNVNLIFWIAALAVRFTIINCQQVQHTIVTTNYGKLRGLKTPLPNEILGPVEQYLGIPYASPPTGERRFQPPEPPSSWPGIRNATQFAPVCPQYLEDRFLLNDMLPVWFTANLDTVVTYVQDQNEDCLYLNIYVPTEDGSQDDDITSYDGGEDEDIHDENGLKPVMVYIHGGSYMEGTGNMIDGSVLASYGNVIVVTINYRLGVLGFLSTGDQAAKGNYGLLDQIQALRWIKENIQAFKGDPKRVTIFGSGAGASCVSLLTLSHYSEDLFQKAIIQSGTALSSWAVNYQPAKYTQMLAEKVGCNMLDTIDLVECLQNKNYKELIEQYITPAKYHIAFGPVIDGDVIPDDPQILMEQGEFLNYDIMLGVNQGEGFKFVDGIVDSEDGVSANDFDFAVSDFVDHLYGYPEGKDTLRETIKFMYTDWADKENPETRRKTLVALFTDHQWVAPAVATADLHAQYGSPTYFYAFYHHCQSDMKPSWADSAHGDEVPYVFGIPMIGPTDLFNCNFSKNDVMLSAVVMTYWTNFAKTGDPNQPVPQDTKFIHTKPNRFEEVAWSKYNPKDQLYLHIGLKPRVRDHYRATKVAFWLELVPHLHNINELFPYVSTTTKIPPQDTTPYLCTKRFPGKTWLSTTRHPVVPPANTKQVTDQRKSGEPEENTIIVENKRDYSTELSVTIAVGASLLFLNILAFAALYYKKDKRRHESNRRPSPQANAANDVAHIQNEEIMSLQMKQMEHEHGCEALQAQDTLRLTCPPDYAFTLRRSPDDIPLMTPNTITMIPNSLAGMQPMHTFNTFSGPQNSTNLPHGHSTTRV